The proteins below are encoded in one region of Winogradskyella helgolandensis:
- a CDS encoding cell division protein FtsQ/DivIB, whose product MSKINFNYIKIIGLMVLVGFLFAFSNQRNKTRKVSEPNITFLGENKLFITDVNVSKLLIVNQEPVSQQPKEIIDLNKLESALKSNPMIKQAEVFMSVDGALSAEIEQKKPIARVNTKVSYYIDDEGGFMPLSHNYAARVPLVTGNIDKNNLKTVFEFAKAVDEDDFLKKHVIEIRQNNDNTIDFKIRKSNFTVHLGTLKQLDKKINNFKAFYQKAFKDQILDSYALVNLKFDKQVICTKK is encoded by the coding sequence TGCGTTTTCAAATCAAAGAAATAAGACACGAAAAGTAAGTGAGCCAAACATCACATTTTTGGGTGAAAACAAATTATTTATTACAGATGTGAATGTTAGTAAATTGTTAATAGTAAATCAAGAACCTGTTTCGCAACAACCCAAAGAAATTATAGATTTGAATAAATTAGAATCTGCCCTGAAATCTAATCCAATGATCAAGCAAGCAGAAGTGTTTATGTCAGTAGACGGTGCACTTTCGGCTGAAATTGAACAAAAAAAACCTATTGCAAGAGTGAACACAAAAGTGTCGTATTATATCGATGACGAAGGTGGATTTATGCCTTTGTCTCATAATTACGCAGCAAGAGTGCCGCTTGTTACTGGAAATATCGATAAAAATAACCTCAAAACAGTCTTTGAATTTGCAAAAGCTGTGGATGAAGATGATTTTTTAAAGAAACATGTCATTGAGATTCGTCAGAACAACGATAACACCATTGATTTTAAAATTAGAAAAAGTAATTTTACGGTTCATTTAGGAACTTTAAAACAACTCGATAAAAAGATAAACAATTTTAAGGCGTTTTACCAAAAGGCTTTTAAAGACCAAATTTTAGATAGCTATGCGTTAGTGAATTTAAAATTTGACAAACAAGTTATTTGCACCAAAAAGTAA